The Synergistota bacterium region CGTTCAGCTCCTCCGGAAGTTGAGAGCCGTCTCCCCCCATCATAAAGTCAGCAATGGCAAGTGCTTCTTTTTCCCCAAGAATAACTGCGGAGTTCCCCATTATACCTTCAGTAAACTCTATCTTAAGAAGTAAATTACTTCCCTTTTTAAGCTCATAAATGTCCGCTAACTTACCCTCCTTAACCTCTTTAACCGTTATCTCAACAGGTTTATTAACAAGAGTTGAAAGAACCGTAGAGGCAGAGCCCATAACAACGCTTCCCATTTCCTTAAGAGCGTCTATCTCTTCAGGAGACAGGTTATCACCCTTCTTCTCTTCCGCAGGGGAGGGACCTCCCCCCGCTTGCGCCTTTAGGAGAGCATCTATTTCCTCCTGCGTTAAGAGGCCATCACTCATTTAAAAACTCCTCCCCCTCCACGAGGCTCTCTATCTGAACTGCAAGCTTCTTACCTAAGGTGCCAACCTTTCCCTTGAATTTAACTCGCTCTCCAACCTTAACGTCCACAAGAGAACCAACTCTCTGATTCAATAGTATAACATCTCCTATATCTAAATCAAGGAGCTCACCAACCGTTAAAGTAGAACTACCAAGCTCGGCTGAAACCGGTATTAGAACCCTCTCCAAGCGCTTTCTAAGATTTTCCACCATCTCTGGAGGCGTTTCCTTCCTGACCGCGGAGAACCAATACTGTGCACTTAGCTTGGAAACAATGGGTTCGAGAACAAAGTAAGGAAAGCACAGATTTATCATGCCCTCTGCCTCTCCTATCTTAGCGTCTATGGTGATAACTGCTGTCATATCGTTTGGAGGTGCTATCTGAACAAATTGAGGATTACTCTCTATGCCCTCAAGCCTCAGTTTCAGCTCAACAACATGCCCCCATGCTTCCTCAAGTGCCGAGAGAAAGTCATCTATAAGTCTTCTAACAACCATCATTTCTATATCGGTTAACTCTCTCGGCTTTCTCAAAGGCTCTCCCTTTCCCCCAAGAAGCCTATCTATGACAGCAAATACCAGTGAAGGATTTATCTCCAATATCGACGTTCCCTCAAGAGGATCAAGAGCGAAGAGGCTTAACACCGTAGGATTCAATAGGGATCTCGTGAATTCCTCGTAGGTTACCTGATCCACCGAGACTACCTTCATCTGTACCACAGATCTAACCCTTGCGGAAAGGTTAGTCGTAAGAAGACGCGCAAAACTCTCATGTATCATTTGAAGCCCTCTGATCTGATCTTTAGAAAACTTATCGGGCCTCTTAAAATCATAAACCTTTATCTTTCGAGTTTCTTTCTGCTTTATGGTTTCTACATCGAGATCACCGGAGGTTAAGGCCTCAAGAAGCGCATCTATTTCGTCCTGAGATAATACCTCAGGCATTTACCCTCACCACCTTACTGAACGAGAAACTCCGTAAAATAGACCTTGAGGACTCTTCCCTTATCCCTCGGTATAATTTTATTTATCGCTTCCTTTATCTCTGATGCAAGGGACAAAAGCCCTGCCGATGTTGATAAATCTCTCGTTGTCTTATCCTTTACAGTAAGTATTATAACATCACGGAGTCTCACATTCCACTCTGGCTTAGAAAGCTCACCAAGTATTTTTGTGTTACTGAGCTCAAGAGAAACCTTAAACCTTGCAAAGTGCGTCTCGATTTTATCCGCAAGGTTCACCGTAAACTCTCCCATGTCCATTATAGGACCACTTTTAACCACCCGCTGTTCCTCTCCTCTTTTTTTTAGCTTGTCTGTAACGATCTTCTGAGCTATGAAGAAGGATACACCCGCAGATATGATAATCGCCGCCAAAACTATTATCAGCATTTTCGGATCTATAGGAAGCTTTATCTTAAGCTTCACCCTTTCCAACCTCCTCCTTTAAAAGGGAACGAGCCTTTTCGTGCTCAAGACCACTATATCCACCCTTCTATTTAAAGCTCGATGTTCAGGCGTGTCATTGGGAACTATAGGCTTATAAGGACCATATCCCGCTATTGAGATTCTTCTCGGATCGATACCTCCTCTTCTAATCATAAACTTAGCAACTGAAGCGGCTCTCGCCGCAGAAAGCTCCCAATTAGAGGGATACCTGGGCGTGCTTATAGGTATGTTATCTGTATGTCCTTCTACCCTGAGATCATTCGGAACAGTATTCAAAATCTTGGAAAGCTCCAGTAATGTGGAAATTGCATCAGGTTTAAGAACCGCGCTTCCCGGATCAAAGAGAATGCTCTCTGTGATGGTTATAACGATCCCCTCTCTTGTAAACCTCAGCCTTATCCTCCCACCTAAGTTTTCCCTTTGAACAAATCTTTCAACCTGTTTCATTACCTCCTTCATATAACGAGTTTGCTGCTTCAGCATTCCAGCATCTATACCGGTAAATCCCATTCCAACGAGTTTTTCCACATCGAAGGTCTTTCCTCCACTCAGAACGCCAAGAGCACCCTTGAAGGAAAGAATCATCTTCTGGAACTGCATAACATCTATGGTTGAAAACGAAAACAGAAAAACGAAAAAGGTAAGGAGGAGGGTAACCATATCCCCATAGGTGGTAAGCCACCCTGCACCTCCCCCTTTTTCCTCCTCCTTCCTCCTCTTCTCCCTCGGCAACTAAGCCGCCTCCCCAGATTCCCTTTTCTTAGACTCTTCGTAAAGAGCCCTAATAGCTGGAGGAAGATAAACCTTGAGCTTCTCCTCCACTATTCTGGGGTTCTCTCCAGCTTGAATAGCTAAAACCCCTTCAACGACCATCTCCTTGGCTATTATCTCCTCCTCCGTCCTTACCGCCAGCTTCTTAGCAATGGGAAGGGCAAAAGCATTAGCTATAAAGGATCCGTAAAACGTAGTTATAAGAGCAACCGCCATACCAGGCCCCAAAGCGTTGGGATCATCTAAGTGTCCAAGCATCTGAATCAAACCTATCAAAGTACCAAGCATCCCAAACGCCGGTGCCATTTCTCCCCAAACTTCGAAAACAGATCTATTAGACTTATGTCGCTCCTCAAGGAAGGATATCTCTGCATCGAGAATATTTCTGACGAGCTCGGGATCAGTTCCATCAACTACAAGCTGGATACCCTTTTTTATGAAGGGATCTTCTATACCAGCTGCTTCATCCTCAAGTGCAAGTAATCCCTCTCTTCTTGCACGCTCAGCAAATCTAATCATAAGGTTAAGGACCTCCAGCATGTCATGGCTTTTGGCAAAAAAGGCACTTCTTAAAAGCTGAGGTAATAGCTTCATGCGCGGCAGAGGATTACTAGCCATCGTAACTGCTATGCTTCCTCCAAAGGTGATAAGAAAAGAT contains the following coding sequences:
- the fliM gene encoding flagellar motor switch protein FliM, encoding MPEVLSQDEIDALLEALTSGDLDVETIKQKETRKIKVYDFKRPDKFSKDQIRGLQMIHESFARLLTTNLSARVRSVVQMKVVSVDQVTYEEFTRSLLNPTVLSLFALDPLEGTSILEINPSLVFAVIDRLLGGKGEPLRKPRELTDIEMMVVRRLIDDFLSALEEAWGHVVELKLRLEGIESNPQFVQIAPPNDMTAVITIDAKIGEAEGMINLCFPYFVLEPIVSKLSAQYWFSAVRKETPPEMVENLRKRLERVLIPVSAELGSSTLTVGELLDLDIGDVILLNQRVGSLVDVKVGERVKFKGKVGTLGKKLAVQIESLVEGEEFLNE
- a CDS encoding flagellar basal body-associated FliL family protein gives rise to the protein MKLKIKLPIDPKMLIIVLAAIIISAGVSFFIAQKIVTDKLKKRGEEQRVVKSGPIMDMGEFTVNLADKIETHFARFKVSLELSNTKILGELSKPEWNVRLRDVIILTVKDKTTRDLSTSAGLLSLASEIKEAINKIIPRDKGRVLKVYFTEFLVQ
- a CDS encoding motility protein A; this translates as MDLATAAGIFMGWGLVIGAIIMGGDPGAFIDIPSFLITFGGSIAVTMASNPLPRMKLLPQLLRSAFFAKSHDMLEVLNLMIRFAERARREGLLALEDEAAGIEDPFIKKGIQLVVDGTDPELVRNILDAEISFLEERHKSNRSVFEVWGEMAPAFGMLGTLIGLIQMLGHLDDPNALGPGMAVALITTFYGSFIANAFALPIAKKLAVRTEEEIIAKEMVVEGVLAIQAGENPRIVEEKLKVYLPPAIRALYEESKKRESGEAA